In Sphingopyxis sp. 113P3, one DNA window encodes the following:
- a CDS encoding HIG1 domain-containing protein, giving the protein MTVLLVLAVVVAAGLVLFALARGLFHFAQGHRAAMDGTSHDNQVMQNRMMMARVKWQAITIILLVLIGFLAAGS; this is encoded by the coding sequence ATGACCGTCCTCCTTGTCCTCGCCGTCGTCGTTGCCGCCGGCCTCGTCCTTTTCGCGCTGGCGCGCGGCCTCTTCCATTTCGCGCAGGGGCACCGCGCGGCGATGGACGGCACGTCGCACGACAATCAGGTGATGCAGAACCGGATGATGATGGCGCGCGTGAAGTGGCAGGCAATCACGATCATCCTGCTCGTGCTGATCGGCTTCCTCGCCGCTGGCAGCTGA